The genomic window TCAACTCCAATTTGTAAACCTAGTTTGACACTAAATTTATCTGGTTTGACTGTCTCACCAATATCTTTTAATGTACCGGCAACATCTTCAGCAATGGATTTAATTATTTCTGTTGCTTGTTGAAAGACTCTGATTTCAGCAGAAACAGGTTGTTCCCCTATAGGTGTAACCTCTACGTTAATTATTCTGCCGTCAGAAAGTTTAAGGGGGACAATTTTGGTTTTCTCCGCCATACTTAATTTTTCCTGTTAATTTTTATGCTGTAGTTTTTGTAAAAAGATAGACTGAGTATAATAAGTAACGCATATTCGTTCTAGTAATACAGACGCAGGTTCATCATCAATTTGCGAATTGCGACGAATAATGTGCGAATGTACAACAAATCGGGATGACTGGATTCGAACCAGCGGCCCCTTCGTCCCGAACGAAGTGCGCTACCAAGCTGCGCCACATCCCGTAAATTTAGACATATGCCTAAACATAGCACAAATTAGGACTAATACTAAAAATTTGATTAGCCCAAGTCTTTAGCTCAAAGTAGATGTGGTCTTTAGGTTTGCTGCTTCTGAAAGCTGATGAATTCAGCGAAGGATTTGCTTGCTAGGATTAGATTTATAAAACTTTTAGTGGTAAGAGTGGATTGTGACTGTTAAACCAGACTGGTTACGAGTTAAAGCACCCCAATGGGAGCGCGTTGGCAATGTTAAAGAGATTTTACGCGATTTAGCACTGAATACAGTTTGTGAGGAAGCTTCTTGTCCAAATATTGGCGAATGCTTCCAAGCAGGTACAGCTACATTTTTGATTATGGGGCCGGCTTGCACTCGTGCTTGTCCTTACTGTGATATTGACTTTGACAAAAAACCCAAAGCTTTAGACCCCACAGAACCATCACGGTTAGCAGAAGCTGTACGCCGGATGAAACTTAATCATGTGGTGATTACCTCTGTTAACAGAGATGACTTAGCAGATGGTGGTGCTACTCAATTTGTGCGGTGCATTGAAGCAGTGCGGACAGTTTCACCACACACCACAATAGAGGTACTGATTCCTGATTTATGTGGTAACTGGGATGCTTTAAAGATAATTCTGCAAGCTGCACCAGAGGTATTAAATCACAATACCGAAACAGTACCAAGTTTATATCGACGGGTGCGACCCCAAGGGAACTACGATCGCAGTATAGAATTACTCAAACTAAGCCGCCAAATAGCCCCTTGGGTGTACACTAAATCTGGGATTATGGTTGGACTTGGTGAAACCGATGCCGAAATTCGGCAAGTTATGCAAGACCTACGCTCTGTAGATTGTGATATCTTGACCATTGGACAATACTTGCAACCCAGTCAAAAACACTTGCAAGTACAAGGTTTTATCACTCCAGAACAATTTGCTTCATGGCAAGCTTACGGTGAAGAGTTAGGATTTTTACAAGTTGTATCATCCCCATTGACCAGAAGTTCTTACCATGCTGAACAAGTGCGAGAACTTATGAAGCTTCACCCACGAAAGAGAGTGCTGAGTATTGAGTCGTGAGTATTTTGAATTTTGAATTTTGAATTTTGAATTCCTAAGAGTAGTGCAAGGAAATACAGTAGCAATTTTGGGTGCAGGTGCTTGGGGTGCAGCTTTGGCGAAGCTAGCAGCAGAAAACGGTCATAGGGTGCGTGTGTGGTCACGCCACGGATCTGCAACATTGGCAGATGTTCTACAAGATGCTCAAATAGTTCTGTCTGCTATCTCCATGAAAGGGGTGAGAGAAGTTGCATCTCAAGTACATTCTTTCACCCCTTCACTAGAAACTATATTTGTGACGGCGACAAAAGGACTAGAACCAGAAACGATCTGTACGCCTTCACAAATTTGGCAATCAACATTTCCTGAAAATCCCGTAGTTGTGCTGTCGGGGCCGAATTTATCTAAAGAAATTGAACAGTCATTACCAGCCGCCACGGTGGTAGCCAGTCGTGAACCTACAGCCGCCGAAACGGTGCAGCTGGTATTTTCTTCCTCTCGGTTTCGAGTTTATACCAATCCTGATCCGGTGGGAGTGGAACTAGGTGGGACACTCAAGAATGTGATGGCGATCGCAGCTGGGGTTTGTGATGGCTTACATTTAGGAACTAATGCCAAAGCCGCTTTAGTGACTCGCGGACTCACAGAAATGGTTCGCATTGGCAACTGCTGGGGTGCGAAAATGGAAACCTTTTATGGTTTATCTGGTCTAGGAGACCTGTTAGCTACCTGTAATAGTCCTTTAAGTCGTAATTACCAAGTTGGCTATCAGCTAGCTGGTGGTAATTCACTTGCAGAAATTCTCGCTAAGTTACCAGGAACTGCCGAAGGGGTTAATACTTGTCAGGTGTTAGTACAACTAGCTAGGCAAAAAAATATAGTTATCCCGATTACCGAGCAAGTTTATCGATTATTACAAGGTGAAGTCACTCCCGAACAAGCCCTTGATGAACTTATGTTGAGAGATATTAAAGCAGAGTACGAGTAGATAGGGGACAGGGGACAGGGGACAGGTGACAGGTGACAGGGGACAGGTGACAGGTGACAGGGGGACAGCTTATATATTTTTAAGCTAAACCTATACATTGCTAGGAGGAAATATGAAGACAGGTTGAGTGAATGCTAACTAAGTGTGAAGTGTTGATGAAAAAGTGCTAACTGTGAACAATTTAATAATTGAAAGTATCACTTGTAACAGACTACTCAAGCACCTATGATCATCTATATACCTTGATTTATTCCCAAAAAATCCCTAGAAAAAATTAGAAAATCGTCAGGAAATCACTTTCATATCCATGTAGATGTGACTATACCGATGAGGAATATGATTTCCACTGAAATATGTTTATACAAAATACCAAAGTAGCAATTAATATCTATCAATGTTGAAATGCTGACTCGGTAGTTCGGAATTTAAAGCCTGATTGTGTACTTGAATAGCTATTGGTTCAATCAAAAGTTCAGCAGCCGAGTCTAGTTCGGTTTTCATGCTTGACAGAGAACCAGTAAATTGTTTCGCAAAAAAAACATTACTGGAATTCTCAACCGTGTTAGTTAATCTAAAATCACGGGAACAATAGCAACAGTTAAATAGCTGACCGCAATCTATTGTTACCTGGAGCCATAGAGACGATTTTATGCCAGCAACATCTTTTTACGCAGATGCCGCCTACAACACCCAAAAATCCCGCCAGGCTTTAGATCCTGATCTTACGGCTGATGACGGTGAATTTTCGGTGGACGATCTCCAAGAGTTGGAAATCGCTGCTGCTGATCCCAATAACTTTGCTGCTAACGGTAACCGCCGCAGTACAGACTTAGTACGTCTATATCTTCAAGAGATAGGCCGAGTTCGGTTGTTAGGACGCGATGAAGAGGTTTCCGAAGCCCAAAAAGTCCAGCGTTACTTAAGATTGCGGATAGTGCTAGCCAATGCAGCCAAACAAGGAGATGCAGTAGTTACCCCTTATCTCAACTTAATTGAAGTTCAGGAACGTTTAACATCAGAGTTAGGACACCGCCCTTCTTTGGAACGGTGGGCTAGTACGGCTGGTGTTCAGGTATCTGACCTTAAGCCGATTTTGTCAGAAGGTAAGCGTCGTTGGGCAGAAATTGCCAAATTGACTGTAGAAGAATTAGAGAAGGTTCAATCTAACGGTCTACACGCAAAAGAACACATGATCAAGGCTAATTTGCGCTTGGTTGTGTCCGTTGCTAAGAAGTATCAAAATCGCGGTTTGGAATTATTGGATTTAGTCCAAGAAGGAACTCTTGGTTTAGAACGGGCTGTAGAAAAATTTGACCCTACCAAGGGATACCGCTTTAGTACCTATGCTTACTGGTGGATTCGTCAAGGAATTACGAGAGCGATCGCAACTTCTAGCCGCACGATTCGCCTTCCAGTTCACATCACAGAAAAACTTAACAAAATTAAAAAAGCTCAACGCAAAATTGCTCAAGAAAAAGGTCGCACTCCTACTTTAGAAGACCTAGCAATTGAGTTAGAAATGACACCGACTCAAGTGCGGGAAGTTTTGTTGAGAGTACCTCGTTCTGTTTCTTTAGAAACTAAAGTCGGTAAAGATAAAGATACCGAGTTAGGCGAATTATTAGAGACCGACGGTGTTACCCCTGAAGAAATGTTAATGCGAGAATCTTTACAAAGAGACTTGCAAAATTTGTTAGCAGATTTAACCACCCGTGAACGGGATGTGATTCTGATGCGGTTTGGTTTGGCTGATGGTCATCCTTACTCATTAGCAGAAATTGGCCGCGCCCTTGATTTATCACGGGAACGAGTCCGCCAAATTGAATCTAAGGCTTTACAGAAGCTGCGCCAACCCAAGCGTCGCAACCTCATCCGCGACTATTTAGAGTCGTTGAGTTAGTTGAAATAGTCAATAGTCAACAGTCAATAGTTAATGCTTAATAGTAAACAAAATCTCAACTATAGATTGTTGACTCTGGACTATTTATCAGCTAGGAAGAAAAGTGCAAAACTCCGTATTTTTAAATCAGAGATGTAGCGTAAACGGTAAATTTATTTGCCGTTTTAAGAAAGTTTGGCAATTAGTGATAACATTATCTCATCAGCCATTTTGGCAGATATCCTAACAGTAGGGATCATAAATTATTAGATCCATCTTCTCAAACTCATCAATTATTTTTAAAATTTAATAAATATTCGCAATAAGCAACAGTTGTTGCCAATGACTCCAAATATTTGCTATATTCTCAATTAATAAGCTTTGTTGAGAAAAATTAGTATGACTGTCTACACAAATACGTCACTCAAGGCTGAATTAAACGAACGTGGTTGGCGTTTAACTCCCCAAAGAGAAACTATATTACACATTTTTCAAGAACTCCCTCAAGGCGAACATTTGAGTGCTGAGGATTTATATCACCGCTTAGAAGGTGAAGGTGAAGGGATTAGCCTTTCAACTATCTACCGGACTTTGAAGTTGATGGCGCGGATGGGCATCTTAAGGGAACTTGAACTCGGAGAAGGGCATAAGCACTACGAAATCAACCAACCTTATCCCCATCATCATCATCACTTGATTTGTGTGCGTTGCAACTCAACCATTGAGTTCAAAAATGACTCAATTTTAAAAATTGGGGCTAAAACTGCTCAAAAGGAAGGTTTCCACCTACTTGACTGTCAAATGACAATCCATGCAGTATGCCCCAAGTGCCAACGGGCGTTGATGCCGCTTTAGCCCCAAGTACCGCTACGCGGAAGTCAAAAAGCTTATAGCATAGGCTGTTCAGTTATTTAGAATTGTTGCTGCTATTCGGAGGTAAATTACCTGTTACTGACTTACACTGAGCAAATGCTGAAGCGGGTGCTAAAAGCGTCCGCTTCTAACATCAGTGAGGCTGATACCATAAAATTCCTGTGCTTGCTTGATAGCTTTTTTGGTATCTTCTGCCATTAAGCCATTTAATTGGCCTTTATAAAATCCTCTTGCTTGCAGTCGTCTTTGGATCTCTAAAACACTAAAATCACTTTTCGGTGTTTTAGTAACTAAGTTATGTAATTTAGCTCTGGTAGTAGGCCCAGCAATCCCACTGACAGCTAAATAATTACCGGCTTGAAATCTTTTTACTGCATCTGCGGTGTAAGAACCAAAGTAGCCGTTGGGTTGTCCTTGTAAATACCCGGCTTGAATTAACTGTTCTTGCAGCACTCGGACTCCTTCGCCGCGATCGCCTAGACGGAGTTGATCTTTATTCGCCGCTTGCGGAGGCTGAGAAGTTCTACCACCTACACCCAGTGGGGGTAATTTTGCCGTTGTTGCGGGGCCAACAATGCCGTCACTATCCAATTTATAAGCTGATTGAAACCTTTTTACAGATTCTTCAGTGATCGGCCCAAAAATGCCGGTAGCGTTACCGTAATAAAATCCTGCTACTCGCAAACGTTCTTGCAAAACTCTCACCTCTTCACCTTCATCGCCTTTACCTAAATAGTTGGGGCTTTGACGCTTCTTAGTGACTGAATTAGCGACTACAGTTTGTTTTGGTTTTGTACTGGTAGTAGCATTGCTGCGAGTTTGTGTATTAGCAGTGCTAGTTTGTTTTGGTTTTGTACTGGTAGTAGCGTTGCTGCGAGTTTGTGTATTAGCAGTGCTAGTTTGTCTCAGTGTCGTTTGATTACTGACAAAAGTAGCTGTTGGCGGTTGGCTAATTACAGTAGCTCCACGCCAACTATCTAATTTTTCTAAGGTGCTAGCCCCGACAATACCATCAACAGGCAAACCTGCGGCTTGTTGAAAACGCCGCACAGCGTCTTCTGTGGGAAAGTCATAGACTTGAGTAATGGGTGCTTGATAAAAACCTGCGTTTTGCAGTTTTTGTTGGATATTTCTGACAGAAGGGCCTTGATCTCCTCTTTCTAATGCCCAGACACTACTAACGCTACCAAGAACTGATAGTGTCAGAGCAAGGGGTAGCATATACTTCCAAGCCTTACTAGACAAACGTTTCCAGTCGGGTAGAGTCGCTTTATCTAGTAATGGGTCAAAAGAAACTAACTCATTGGCTTCGTTACCTTCGTAGGCGAAAGCTAGATGTAAATACGCGATGTTGTCCATAATTCCTACACCACTTACTTTTCTTCAATAGCTGCTTCAGCTTGATGTACTAAGTTGCGTAAAGTATCTAATGTTTGTATATTT from Nostoc sp. UHCC 0870 includes these protein-coding regions:
- a CDS encoding NAD(P)H-dependent glycerol-3-phosphate dehydrogenase, giving the protein MQGNTVAILGAGAWGAALAKLAAENGHRVRVWSRHGSATLADVLQDAQIVLSAISMKGVREVASQVHSFTPSLETIFVTATKGLEPETICTPSQIWQSTFPENPVVVLSGPNLSKEIEQSLPAATVVASREPTAAETVQLVFSSSRFRVYTNPDPVGVELGGTLKNVMAIAAGVCDGLHLGTNAKAALVTRGLTEMVRIGNCWGAKMETFYGLSGLGDLLATCNSPLSRNYQVGYQLAGGNSLAEILAKLPGTAEGVNTCQVLVQLARQKNIVIPITEQVYRLLQGEVTPEQALDELMLRDIKAEYE
- a CDS encoding peptidoglycan-binding protein, with the protein product MDNIAYLHLAFAYEGNEANELVSFDPLLDKATLPDWKRLSSKAWKYMLPLALTLSVLGSVSSVWALERGDQGPSVRNIQQKLQNAGFYQAPITQVYDFPTEDAVRRFQQAAGLPVDGIVGASTLEKLDSWRGATVISQPPTATFVSNQTTLRQTSTANTQTRSNATTSTKPKQTSTANTQTRSNATTSTKPKQTVVANSVTKKRQSPNYLGKGDEGEEVRVLQERLRVAGFYYGNATGIFGPITEESVKRFQSAYKLDSDGIVGPATTAKLPPLGVGGRTSQPPQAANKDQLRLGDRGEGVRVLQEQLIQAGYLQGQPNGYFGSYTADAVKRFQAGNYLAVSGIAGPTTRAKLHNLVTKTPKSDFSVLEIQRRLQARGFYKGQLNGLMAEDTKKAIKQAQEFYGISLTDVRSGRF
- a CDS encoding Fur family transcriptional regulator — encoded protein: MTVYTNTSLKAELNERGWRLTPQRETILHIFQELPQGEHLSAEDLYHRLEGEGEGISLSTIYRTLKLMARMGILRELELGEGHKHYEINQPYPHHHHHLICVRCNSTIEFKNDSILKIGAKTAQKEGFHLLDCQMTIHAVCPKCQRALMPL
- the sigC gene encoding RNA polymerase sigma factor SigC — protein: MPATSFYADAAYNTQKSRQALDPDLTADDGEFSVDDLQELEIAAADPNNFAANGNRRSTDLVRLYLQEIGRVRLLGRDEEVSEAQKVQRYLRLRIVLANAAKQGDAVVTPYLNLIEVQERLTSELGHRPSLERWASTAGVQVSDLKPILSEGKRRWAEIAKLTVEELEKVQSNGLHAKEHMIKANLRLVVSVAKKYQNRGLELLDLVQEGTLGLERAVEKFDPTKGYRFSTYAYWWIRQGITRAIATSSRTIRLPVHITEKLNKIKKAQRKIAQEKGRTPTLEDLAIELEMTPTQVREVLLRVPRSVSLETKVGKDKDTELGELLETDGVTPEEMLMRESLQRDLQNLLADLTTRERDVILMRFGLADGHPYSLAEIGRALDLSRERVRQIESKALQKLRQPKRRNLIRDYLESLS
- a CDS encoding CU044_2847 family protein gives rise to the protein MAEKTKIVPLKLSDGRIINVEVTPIGEQPVSAEIRVFQQATEIIKSIAEDVAGTLKDIGETVKPDKFSVKLGLQIGVESGQLTALIVKGTGTANLEITMEWGK
- the lipA gene encoding lipoyl synthase, whose product is MTVKPDWLRVKAPQWERVGNVKEILRDLALNTVCEEASCPNIGECFQAGTATFLIMGPACTRACPYCDIDFDKKPKALDPTEPSRLAEAVRRMKLNHVVITSVNRDDLADGGATQFVRCIEAVRTVSPHTTIEVLIPDLCGNWDALKIILQAAPEVLNHNTETVPSLYRRVRPQGNYDRSIELLKLSRQIAPWVYTKSGIMVGLGETDAEIRQVMQDLRSVDCDILTIGQYLQPSQKHLQVQGFITPEQFASWQAYGEELGFLQVVSSPLTRSSYHAEQVRELMKLHPRKRVLSIES